Proteins encoded in a region of the Trichosurus vulpecula isolate mTriVul1 chromosome 9, mTriVul1.pri, whole genome shotgun sequence genome:
- the LOC118830883 gene encoding PITH domain-containing protein 1-like gives MSQGHSHGGGRGCRCAAEHEEPPEQRGPAYGLYLLIDLERLQCLNESHEGSGRGVFKPWEERADRTKFVESDADEELLFNIPFTGNVKLKGIIIMGEDDDSHPSEMRLFKNIPQMSFDDTDREPDQTFSLNRDLTGELEYATKISRFSNVYHLSIHISKNFGADTTKVFYIGLRGEWTEMPRHEVTICNYEASANPADHKVQQVIPQTHFIS, from the coding sequence ATGTCGCAGGGGCACAGCCACGGTGGGGGCCGCGGCTGCCGCTGCGCCGCAGAGCACGAGGAGCCGCCAGAGCAGCGCGGCCCGGCCTACGGACTCTACCTGCTCATCGATCTGGAGCGCCTGCAGTGCCTCAATGAGAGCCACGAGGGCAGCGGCCGCGGAGTCTTCAAGCCGTGGGAGGAGCGGGCCGACCGCACCAAGTTTGTAGAAAGTGATGCTGATGAAGAGTTGCTGTTTAATATTCCGTTTACAGGTAATGTTAAACTGAAAGGAATCATTATTATGGGAGAGGACGATGACTCGCATCCTTCAGAGATGAGACTGTTCAAAAACATTCCACAAATGTCTTTTGATGATACAGACCGAGAACCTGATCAGACTTTTAGTCTAAATCGAGACCTCACCGGAGAATTAGAATATGCTACAAAAATTTCTCGTTTTTCAAatgtctatcatctctctattcATATTTCAAAAAACTTTGGTGCTGACACCACAAAGGTGTTTTATATTGGACTGAGAGGAGAATGGACTGAGATGCCTCGACATGAGGTGACTATCTGCAATTATGAAGCATCAGCTAATCCAGCAGATCACAAGGTCCAGCAGGTCATCCCACAGACACACTTCATTTCTTAA